Proteins found in one Candidatus Methylomirabilota bacterium genomic segment:
- a CDS encoding twin-arginine translocase TatA/TatE family subunit produces MFGLGVPELLVILFIVLIVFGANRLPEIGSGMGKAIRGFKDATSGKDAIDVTPKEGKGTEEKTEEQKS; encoded by the coding sequence ATGTTCGGACTGGGCGTTCCAGAGCTTCTCGTGATCCTTTTCATCGTCCTGATCGTCTTCGGGGCCAACCGCCTCCCGGAGATCGGTAGCGGGATGGGTAAGGCCATCCGGGGATTCAAAGATGCCACCTCGGGCAAGGATGCCATAGACGTCACGCCGAAGGAGGGGAAAGGGACCGAAGAGAAGACCGAGGAACAGAAGAGCTAG